TCCTGACATCTCCGGCTGGGTATGACTTTCGTGTTTCCAGTGAATCCGCGACGAACATTACCGCCCGGGCCATTTTCGGGAATGACCCTTCAGATCCAACCAAGGCGAAACCGCCCGCCAACCGCGGCGGCGGCAGTTCACCCCACAACCAGGTGGTCACAAGGCGTACGGCTGCCAATCAGGCGCAGGGCGACTTCTTCAGCCTCATGGACCGCCTGGCCGAAGCCGTGCGCAACCAGGACAGAGACGGCATCAGCGACGCCCTTCTTCCCCAGATCGACGACTTCATGAATAATCTTCTGGAACACCGCACCGAAGCCGGTGCGCTCATCAAACGCTACGAAACCAGCGGCAACAGGCTCACGGAGAACCACACCAACCTCACCGAACTCCGGAGCACCATCGCCGACACAGACATAGCCGACGCCATCACCAACTTCCAGATGGCCCAGTCCGTCTACCAGGCCAGCCTGGCCACCATCGCCAAGGTGGTCCAGCCCACACTGGTGGACTTCCTGCGATAAACGGCGACACCCTGCGCGTCCCCCGCCCTGCGGCCCGGGACCGCCAACATAGGAAACCCAATGGTGGTGACGAAATGATGGAACTCAAGACAACCCGCTTCGGCACGCTCACCCTGCGCGAGCAGGATATTATTACCTTCGAAAAAGGGGTCCCGGGCTTTCCGACATACAAAAAGTGGCTGCTCGTGGGGGACGAAAACTCTCCCATCCAGTGGTTCCAGTCCACCGACGACCCCGACGTGGCCCTGCCGGTCACATCGCCGGGCCTTTTCTTTGGCAGCTACAACGCCAAGATCGCGCCCTCCGAGCGCCAGGCCATCGGCGACCCCCCCGACGAACACCTCAGCCTCGTCGTGGTCCTCACCATCCCCGCCGCCGAGCCCTGGAAGATGACCGCCAACCTGCGCGCGCCCATCATCATCAACCAGAGCAACCGCAAGGCCCGGCAGACCGCCGTCCTCGACGACAGCTACCAGATCCGCCAGCCCGTTTTCTCGCCGGAAGCCCAGGAGAAATTAAAGGCCCAGGCCCAGAATGAAGAAACGCAAGAAGAACAGACGGTAAAGGAGAACGGCTAGTGCTCGTCCTCACCCGCAAATCCGGCGAGTCCCTCATGCTGGGTGAAGACATCGAGATCACCGTCGTGGAGGTGCGCAAGGACGGCGTCAAGCTGGGCATCGACGCCCCCAGGGACGTCCCCATCTGGCGCAAGGAGCTCTTCGACGAGATCGCCCAGGCCAACGTCTCCGCCACCCAGCCGCAGCTGGCAAAATCGGAGCTGGACAAGCTCTTTACGCAACAGCACCAGCAACAGGAGCCAAAGGACAAGGTAAAAGAAAGAACCAGGAAAGAGGAGAATACCCATGGAGCCTGAAGAACAGATCCTCCAGCAGAACCTGGCCAATCTGGAGCGCAACCAGCCGGCCACAGCCAGGCGCCTGCGGGAAGCCCTTCCACACTACGATCCCGAACAGGTGCAGGCAAAAAAGACCCACAACGGCATGTGGTTCCGTGGTTTGGCAGACGAACCTTTTTTCGAACCAAACCGCAAACAGCTCGAACGTCCCAGCGAGATCAAAGAGCCCACTGTCTACATGCTTGGCGCGGGGAGCGTCAACTATTTTGTTTATGTCCTCAAGCGCCTTCCCCAGAATGTGCGCTACATTGTGGTGATCGAGCCCTCGGTGAACCTGCTGCTCGACCTCTTCCGCCGCGGCCCGGTGTACAAGTTCTGCAGGGGCGGCCAGAAGCGCCTCATCTTTGTTACCTCCCCCCAGAGAGAGGAGATCCAGGAGGCTGTGCGGGTCTCCTTTGCCGACAAGGGCTGGTTTGTGGGGGGCGAATACAAAGAGGTTGTGCATACCGGCCTGTTCGAGGCCATGACAGAACGCTACAGAGAGGTCTTCGACGCCTTCCGCTGGGAGATTGTCAACCGGCTGAGCCGTCTGGGCAACTCGGCGGAAGACACCCTGTTGGGCTTCCGCCAGATGGCTCTTTCCGCCCCATGGACCCTATTCGGGCCTAAACTCGGGTCGCTCAAAGGCAGATTTGAAGGTCGCTCTGCGGTTGTGGTTTCAGCCGGTCCATCTTTGGATAAAAACCTCCATCAGCTCAAAGGCCGGGAGGACGAATTTGTCATCCTCTGTGCAGAAACAGTGCTCCGTCGTTTGCTCAAAGAGGGCATTCATCCCCACTTTGTCTGCGCCCTGGAACGGGGCTACGTGGTCTACGAAAAGCACTTTCAGGATGTGGTGCAGGAGTATAGAGACGATCTTGCCTCAATTACGCTGGTGGCCCAGTCGGTCTGTGTCCCCCAGGTAATGGGCCGCTGGTCCGGGCCTGTTGTGGTGGCTGGCAAGGAGACCATCAATATGGACAGAGCCATCGTGCGTGACGTGCTCGGCGGTGACACCTTCATATCCGGTTCCTCTGTTGCCCATATGTGTCTCGGCCTCGCCGATTACATGGGCTGTACATCCGCTGCGCTCATTGGCCAGGATCTCGCCTTTGGCGAGGGGGGGGGCTCTCACGGCAGCGGTACGGCATGGGCAGACCAGAGCAACGAGCAGAGCATACCCGAGCACCAGCGGTACGAGGTTCCCGGTGCTCTCGGTGGCACCGTGTCCACCACCAGAACCTGGAAATGGTTC
The genomic region above belongs to Synergistales bacterium and contains:
- a CDS encoding flagellar assembly protein FliW encodes the protein MMELKTTRFGTLTLREQDIITFEKGVPGFPTYKKWLLVGDENSPIQWFQSTDDPDVALPVTSPGLFFGSYNAKIAPSERQAIGDPPDEHLSLVVVLTIPAAEPWKMTANLRAPIIINQSNRKARQTAVLDDSYQIRQPVFSPEAQEKLKAQAQNEETQEEQTVKENG
- the csrA gene encoding carbon storage regulator CsrA is translated as MLVLTRKSGESLMLGEDIEITVVEVRKDGVKLGIDAPRDVPIWRKELFDEIAQANVSATQPQLAKSELDKLFTQQHQQQEPKDKVKERTRKEENTHGA
- a CDS encoding DUF115 domain-containing protein, producing the protein MEPEEQILQQNLANLERNQPATARRLREALPHYDPEQVQAKKTHNGMWFRGLADEPFFEPNRKQLERPSEIKEPTVYMLGAGSVNYFVYVLKRLPQNVRYIVVIEPSVNLLLDLFRRGPVYKFCRGGQKRLIFVTSPQREEIQEAVRVSFADKGWFVGGEYKEVVHTGLFEAMTERYREVFDAFRWEIVNRLSRLGNSAEDTLLGFRQMALSAPWTLFGPKLGSLKGRFEGRSAVVVSAGPSLDKNLHQLKGREDEFVILCAETVLRRLLKEGIHPHFVCALERGYVVYEKHFQDVVQEYRDDLASITLVAQSVCVPQVMGRWSGPVVVAGKETINMDRAIVRDVLGGDTFISGSSVAHMCLGLADYMGCTSAALIGQDLAFGEGGGSHGSGTAWADQSNEQSIPEHQRYEVPGALGGTVSTTRTWKWFIDIFVEIIPKLHCTVSDCTEGGALIPGTTVEPLAAYLEAQRPEEGGLHASVSQWQTEQEEAQFHLEEAREALHEVRVTFEHSLHQIEELKSQVEEITVKEELNGDARAAYVRDLGQRVTAINGENGILGYIGQSYTASLLGVLHTIGDTKEADPFAAWLKEIAEFASAHRSSVETFLTWARYIEAILDMGDTVAHLLHQEPPQVTGDRWYKEVTTALAAEERTLAQVVSADIFFARTDQNSSVWPWRFLWQLAAHLMSEGRNGEARRLFSLSLSRLQGQRVEVAAAADILKGWAASLGSHDLCTPPAYTEAYVALANAASYAPNDPEPLTMMEQLLEDHIRELDDAILLNKSESAREGIAKRRAANVENLELIRSDPETARQKLLTTVS